AGGCCAACGGCGATACGTTTCGTTCACTCATTCAATCACTCGTGAATAGCAAGGCGTTCGTGACCAAATGAACTTTCTAAATGCAAAACCGATTGATCGACGTACCTTCCTCCGCGGAACCGGTGCGTGTCTCGCGTTGCCTTGGCTCGAAGCGATGATGCCCCGTGGTGCGTTCGCCGCCTCGTCACCAGAGGTCGTGCCACGCATGGGGATGTTCTACTTCGGCACGGGAATGAACATGCGACAGTTCTATCCAGAAGGATTCGGTCCCGACGCGAAGATGTCCCGAATTCTCAAGCCGATGGAAAACCATCGGGGCAACTTCACCGTGCTGTCCAATACGTGGCTCAACGAAGGCGGCGGACACGATGGTGCCTATCCGTTTGCGACTTCGATTGCACGCGGCGAGAAGCAAACGATCTCACCGGATCAGCTCGCTGCTGAGATTCACGGAAAGCACACGCGGTTTCCTTCGCTTCAGTTTTCCGTCAAACGTGGCACGGGATTTGGAAGCCAAGTATTGGCGACCATTTCCTGGAATCGGCAAGGTGTTCCGTTGGCCGCCGAGAACGATCCGCAAACCATCTTCAATCGGTTGTTCAAGCCGAATAGTGAGGAGCAGCAAGCCCGTCAAGGGGACGAATTCCGCCAACGCGGTAGTGTGCTTGATGCCATTCTGACCGACGCAAAACAACTCGAAGGCAAACTCGGCCAAGCCGATCGTCGGCAACTCGATCAGTATTTCAACTCGATCCGTGAAGTTGAGCAAACCCTCAAACGGGAAATCGATTGGGCCGACCGTCCGAAACCGACGCCGAACCTCAAGGGGTACGGCGATTATGAAAATGCCCCGACTCCAGAGGGCAACGGTAAATTCGTCTACGACACCTACGCGAAACTGATGTACGACTTAATCGCGTTGGCCTTCCAAACGGATTCCACCCGCGTGATCTCCTATGTCGTACGGACCGAACTCGCCGGTGGGGTTTATCCTGAGTTTGGCGTGTCGAAGGGGTATCACGAACTCACGCATCACGGCAATGATCCGAAGAATCTCGAAGAGCTCGCTAAGGTTGATACCATCTACATGAAACATTGGAGCTATTTCCTCGACCGTCTCGCTTCCATTCAAGACGGTGACGGATCGTTGCTCGACCACACGATGCTCGGTTTCTCCAGTGGCATGGGGATTGGTCACAGCAAAGATCTTCTGCCGACAGTCCTTTCCGGTGGTGGCCGTTTGGGGATCAATCATCAAACGCATTTGGAACTCAAAGAGCAAACACCGTTGGCTTCGGTGTGGCATACCATGATCGACAAAATGG
This portion of the Thalassoroseus pseudoceratinae genome encodes:
- a CDS encoding DUF1552 domain-containing protein — encoded protein: MNFLNAKPIDRRTFLRGTGACLALPWLEAMMPRGAFAASSPEVVPRMGMFYFGTGMNMRQFYPEGFGPDAKMSRILKPMENHRGNFTVLSNTWLNEGGGHDGAYPFATSIARGEKQTISPDQLAAEIHGKHTRFPSLQFSVKRGTGFGSQVLATISWNRQGVPLAAENDPQTIFNRLFKPNSEEQQARQGDEFRQRGSVLDAILTDAKQLEGKLGQADRRQLDQYFNSIREVEQTLKREIDWADRPKPTPNLKGYGDYENAPTPEGNGKFVYDTYAKLMYDLIALAFQTDSTRVISYVVRTELAGGVYPEFGVSKGYHELTHHGNDPKNLEELAKVDTIYMKHWSYFLDRLASIQDGDGSLLDHTMLGFSSGMGIGHSKDLLPTVLSGGGRLGINHQTHLELKEQTPLASVWHTMIDKMGVPTETKYQDSTGVIGELVG